One genomic region from Lycorma delicatula isolate Av1 chromosome 1, ASM4794821v1, whole genome shotgun sequence encodes:
- the LOC142317509 gene encoding uncharacterized protein LOC142317509, whose translation MNKSLASHDAIMKIVKRRGVDLVVFSEPNVRKMQDESWLHDATCSTAVRSFNSNIPIVRHGAGLGHVWLETADILVCSAYVSPNVELVVFEETLYELSRLINAVCKDVVICGDFNTKNVSWGGGVTDKRGLLLEEVMAGLD comes from the coding sequence ATGAACAAGAGTTTAGCCTCTCACGATGCCATAATGAAAATTGTGAAGAGGAGAGGTGTGGATTTAGTGGTTTTTTCGGAGCCTAATGTTAGGAAGATGCAGGATGAGAGTTGGCTGCATGATGCTACTTGCAGTACGGCTGTACGTAGTTTCAATAGTAATATTCCAATTGTAAGACATGGTGCTGGTTTGGGGCACGTGTGGCTAGAGACTGCAGACATTCTAGTTTGCAGTGCATATGTGTCCCCAAATGTTGAGCTTGTCGTCTTTGAAGAAACTCTGTACGAATTGAGTAGGCTGATAAATGCTGTGTGTAAGGATGTAGTTATATGCGGTGACTTCAATACCAAGAATGTTTCGTGGGGCGGTGGTGTTACAGATAAACGGGGTCTACTTTTAGAAGAGGTGATGGCGGGTTTGGATTAA